Proteins encoded together in one Miscanthus floridulus cultivar M001 chromosome 16, ASM1932011v1, whole genome shotgun sequence window:
- the LOC136510316 gene encoding nudix hydrolase 9-like, with product MATPASAADPGMAFKILLSCPDGLPRSRVRTFPFLLASLPIACPFGCVERRLPPPAVSSIGPPRGGKNDFCQSSWCELKVLVKFDRSFDRIPHPDAALEESISEIWNQSLQQNPSLYSGTKFRYGGNALHYKDGSNHGHEYCVSLHLGLTDYRTFVGTNLNPSWEKFLVPSEDDSVRCQHMSDPLGNGAIVETSDEKIIVLQRSYNVVDFPGYYVFPGGHSEPQEIGIMGHQTDGDFACLTERVSQEMFDGIIREVVEETGVPASSLTDPVYIGVSRREVNVRSTAFFFTKCNIDSSGVNELYSRAQDGYESTKLYAVSVEELQGMRQRMPGCHNGGIALYESMRNAAKKS from the exons ATGGCCACCCCCGCCTCCGCCGCAGATCCGGGCATGGCGTTCAAGATACTCCTCTCCTGCCCCGACGGCCTCCCTCGCTCCCGCGTGCGtaccttccccttcctcctcgccTCCCTCCCGATTGCATGTCCGTTTGGTTGCGTGGAACGGCGCCTGCCTCCGCCGGCCGTTTCCTCCATCGGACCACCGCGCGGCGGCAAGAACGACTTTTG TCAAAG CTCATGGTGCGAACTGAAGGTCTTGGTTAAGTTTGATCGGTCATTCGACAGGATTCCCCATCCTGATGCAGCCTTGGAGGAATCTATAAGTGAG ATATGGAACCAAAGCCTTCAGCAGAACCCATCTCTATACAGCGGTACAAAGTTTCGG TACGGAGGAAATGCCTTGCACTACAAAGATGGCTCAAATCATGGTCATGAGTACTGTGTCTCACTTCATTTGGGTCTCACAGACTACAG GACATTTGTGGGAACAAATCTCAATCCATCGTGGGAGAAATTTTTGGTTCCATCTGAAG ATGATTCTGTACGTTGCCAACACATGTCAGATCCACTGGGCAATGGTGCTATAGTTGAAACATCTGACGAAAAGATTATTGTATTGCAAAGGAGTTACAatgtggtggactttccaggatACTATGTTTTCCCTGGAGGACACTCGGAG CCACAAGAAATTGGAATTATGGGTCATCAAACTGATGGAGACTTTGCTTGTCTCACTGAACGAGTTTCACAAGAAATGTTTGACGGAATCATCCGTGAAGTGGTTGAGGAAACTGGAGTTCCTGCTAGCTCCCTA ACCGATCCTGTGTACATTGGAGTTTCTCGCCGAGAAGTTAATGTTAGGTCAACTGCATTCTTTTTTACAAAATGTAACATTGACTCCAGTGGCGTAAATGAGCTTTATTCTAGAGCTCAAGATGGCTATGAATCTACTAAACTGTATGCAGTATCTGTG GAAGAGCTACAAGGAATGAGGCAGCGAATGCCTGGCTGCCACAATGGTGGTATTGCTCTATATGAATCGATGAGGAATGCTGCCAAAAAATCGTGA